One window of Acidobacteriota bacterium genomic DNA carries:
- a CDS encoding 50S ribosomal protein L1 → MAAHGKKYKAAAKLVESRPYAIEEAVPLLKKMPATKFDQTVEIALLLGVDPKHADQMVRGTVVLPHGTGKSKKVLVITSGEKMKEAEAAGADIVGGKEIVEKIQGGWVDFDAVIATPDMMKDVGKLGKVLGPKGLMPNPKAGTVTQDVTKAVSEIKAGRLEFRVDKTAIIHSPVGKISFDEKRLIENTKAFVSAVLRAKPATAKGKYLRSVYMSTTMSPSLRIDTAALEVA, encoded by the coding sequence ATGGCAGCACACGGAAAGAAGTACAAGGCGGCGGCCAAGCTGGTCGAGTCGCGCCCGTACGCGATCGAGGAGGCCGTCCCCCTCCTCAAGAAGATGCCCGCGACGAAGTTCGACCAGACGGTCGAGATCGCCCTGCTCCTCGGGGTCGACCCCAAGCACGCCGACCAGATGGTCCGCGGCACGGTCGTCCTCCCGCACGGCACGGGGAAGTCGAAGAAGGTCCTCGTGATCACCTCCGGCGAGAAGATGAAGGAGGCCGAGGCGGCGGGCGCGGACATCGTCGGCGGCAAGGAGATCGTCGAGAAGATTCAGGGAGGATGGGTCGACTTCGACGCCGTGATCGCCACCCCCGACATGATGAAGGACGTCGGCAAGCTCGGGAAGGTCCTCGGCCCGAAGGGGCTGATGCCCAACCCGAAGGCCGGGACGGTGACGCAGGACGTCACGAAGGCGGTCAGCGAGATCAAGGCCGGCCGCCTCGAGTTCCGCGTCGACAAGACGGCCATCATCCACTCCCCGGTAGGCAAGATCTCGTTCGACGAGAAGCGGCTCATCGAGAACACGAAGGCCTTCGTCAGCGCCGTGCTCCGCGCGAAGCCGGCGACGGCGAAGGGGAAGTACCTGAGGTCGGTCTACATGTCCACCACGATGAGCCCGAGCCTCCGCATCGACACCGCCGCGCTCGAGGTCGCCTGA
- a CDS encoding glutamate--tRNA ligase, with translation MSAMLRDDGPVRVRFAPSPTGSLHVGNVRTALYNWLFARGRWGAFVLRIEDTDVERNEAGAEARIYEDLRWLGLDWDEGPDRGGPLGPYRQSDRAAHYADAGAKLLAAGDAYRCFCPVGAIEAERASQRAAGLPPRYSGRCRGVAAGESGRRAAAGEPFALRFRVPEGNIAFIDAVRGRVEFPWEQIGDPILVRSDARPAYNFAVVVDDIAMRITHVVRGEDHLSNTPRQILVYRALGHEPPAFAHLSMIVGPDGARLHKRHGSVSVAQFREEGIVAQALVNYLALLGWSHPSGEEILTLDALTSSFTLDRVSGSAATFDPKKLAFLNAHHIRTMDPGRLLDLARPFLAAGGLKAGGEDSAGRPAGDPDVEAWWARAVAVAAGQMETLRDAPGAVEFLFRSAGGSAPDPVEAAVVATFEKLASGENLAMPGVFRGCAVAAGKATGRKGRELFHPLRLALTGKESGPELDRIVPLIEEGGRLGIRPAVPGCVERARGWREGRGWGSAT, from the coding sequence ATGAGCGCGATGCTCCGCGACGACGGCCCGGTGAGGGTGAGGTTCGCCCCGTCGCCGACCGGCTCCCTTCACGTCGGGAACGTCAGGACCGCGCTCTACAACTGGCTCTTCGCCCGCGGTCGGTGGGGGGCCTTCGTCCTGCGCATCGAGGACACCGACGTGGAGCGCAACGAGGCGGGGGCCGAGGCGCGCATCTACGAGGACCTGAGGTGGCTCGGCCTCGACTGGGACGAGGGGCCGGATCGCGGCGGGCCTCTGGGCCCGTACCGGCAGTCGGATCGCGCGGCGCACTACGCCGACGCCGGCGCGAAGCTCCTCGCGGCCGGCGACGCGTACCGCTGCTTCTGCCCGGTCGGGGCGATCGAGGCCGAGCGCGCGTCGCAGCGCGCGGCGGGCCTCCCTCCGAGATACTCCGGAAGGTGCCGCGGCGTCGCCGCCGGGGAGTCCGGCCGCCGCGCCGCCGCGGGGGAGCCGTTCGCGCTCAGGTTCCGGGTTCCGGAAGGGAACATCGCCTTCATCGACGCCGTGCGCGGCCGCGTGGAGTTTCCGTGGGAGCAGATCGGCGATCCGATCCTCGTCCGCTCGGACGCCCGCCCGGCCTACAACTTCGCCGTCGTCGTCGACGACATCGCGATGCGGATCACCCACGTCGTCCGGGGCGAGGACCACCTCTCGAACACGCCGCGCCAGATCCTCGTCTACCGCGCCCTGGGGCACGAGCCCCCCGCCTTCGCCCACCTCTCGATGATCGTCGGCCCCGACGGGGCGCGGCTCCACAAGCGGCACGGATCGGTCTCGGTCGCCCAGTTCCGCGAGGAGGGGATTGTCGCCCAGGCTCTCGTCAACTACCTCGCTCTCCTCGGGTGGTCGCACCCGTCGGGCGAGGAGATCCTCACGCTCGACGCCCTCACGTCCAGCTTCACGCTCGACCGCGTCTCCGGATCGGCGGCCACCTTCGATCCGAAGAAGCTCGCCTTCCTGAACGCGCACCACATCCGGACGATGGATCCCGGGCGCCTCCTCGATCTCGCGCGCCCCTTCCTCGCCGCGGGGGGGCTGAAGGCGGGAGGGGAGGACTCCGCCGGCCGGCCGGCCGGCGATCCCGACGTCGAGGCCTGGTGGGCTCGCGCCGTCGCCGTCGCCGCCGGCCAGATGGAGACGCTCAGGGACGCGCCGGGGGCCGTCGAGTTCCTCTTCCGGTCGGCAGGGGGGAGCGCGCCCGACCCCGTCGAGGCGGCGGTGGTTGCGACGTTCGAGAAGCTCGCCTCGGGGGAAAACCTCGCGATGCCGGGGGTCTTCCGCGGGTGCGCGGTCGCCGCCGGGAAGGCGACCGGGCGGAAGGGGCGCGAGCTCTTCCACCCTCTGAGGCTCGCCCTCACCGGGAAGGAGAGCGGGCCCGAGCTCGACAGGATCGTCCCCCTCATCGAGGAGGGGGGGCGGCTCGGGATCCGTCCGGCGGTCCCCGGGTGCGTCGAGCGCGCCCGGGGCTGGCGCGAGGGGCGCGGGTGGGGGAGCGCGACGTGA
- a CDS encoding 2-C-methyl-D-erythritol 2,4-cyclodiphosphate synthase: MNIPTGFRVGLGYDVHPFADAAAARPLVLGGVTIPHPRGLAGHSDADALAHAIGDALLGALALGDLGAHFPDTDPRYRGISSLRLLGECAAMAAREGFRIANVDSIVVTEEPKIAPHVALMRERLAGALDVDASRISVKATRPEGLGALGRREGIACQAIALVASRGALSKLLAQVRRGAGRG, from the coding sequence ATGAACATTCCCACGGGATTCCGAGTCGGCCTCGGCTACGACGTCCACCCCTTCGCCGACGCCGCCGCCGCGCGACCGCTCGTCCTCGGCGGCGTGACGATTCCGCACCCGAGGGGGCTCGCCGGCCACTCCGACGCCGACGCGCTCGCGCACGCGATCGGCGACGCCCTCCTCGGGGCCCTCGCCCTCGGCGACCTCGGCGCCCACTTCCCCGACACCGATCCGCGCTACCGGGGAATCTCGTCCCTGAGGCTCCTCGGGGAGTGCGCGGCGATGGCGGCGCGCGAGGGGTTCAGGATCGCGAACGTCGACTCGATCGTCGTGACGGAGGAGCCGAAGATCGCGCCCCACGTCGCGCTGATGCGCGAGCGCCTGGCGGGGGCGCTCGACGTCGACGCCAGCCGGATCTCCGTGAAGGCGACGCGCCCCGAGGGGCTCGGCGCCCTCGGTCGACGGGAGGGGATCGCCTGCCAGGCGATCGCGCTGGTCGCCTCGCGCGGGGCGCTTTCGAAGCTCCTCGCGCAGGTCCGGCGCGGCGCCGGGAGGGGATGA
- the rpsI gene encoding 30S ribosomal protein S9 — protein sequence METISENYGTGKRKNAIARVFLRPGAGKITINDRTFEDYFPTASHRLICRQPLVLTETAEKFDATINVSGGGVSGQAGAIRHGLARALLQWNPELRKGLRSAGFLTRDPRAKERKKYGQKGARKRFQFSKR from the coding sequence ATGGAAACCATCAGCGAGAACTACGGAACGGGCAAGAGGAAGAACGCGATCGCGAGGGTGTTCCTGAGGCCCGGCGCCGGCAAAATCACCATCAACGACCGGACGTTCGAGGATTACTTCCCGACGGCGTCCCACAGGCTGATCTGCCGCCAGCCTCTCGTGCTCACGGAGACGGCGGAGAAGTTCGACGCGACCATCAACGTTTCGGGCGGCGGCGTTTCGGGACAGGCCGGCGCCATTCGCCACGGTCTCGCGCGCGCCCTGCTCCAGTGGAATCCGGAGCTCCGGAAGGGGCTTCGTTCCGCGGGGTTCCTCACGCGAGATCCACGCGCCAAGGAGCGCAAGAAGTACGGTCAGAAGGGCGCCAGAAAGCGCTTCCAGTTCTCGAAGCGATAG
- the rplK gene encoding 50S ribosomal protein L11: protein MAKKVTGFIKLHIPGGKATPAPPVGPALGQHGLNIMDFCKAFNARTAKEDGMIIPVVITVFQDRSYTFITKTPPASILIKKVAGLAKGSGAPNKDKVGKITEKQLEEIAKQKMPDLNCYDLEAAKQIVRGTARSMGVDIVPA, encoded by the coding sequence ATGGCGAAGAAGGTCACCGGATTCATCAAGCTGCACATCCCCGGCGGGAAGGCGACTCCGGCCCCCCCGGTGGGCCCGGCGCTCGGGCAGCACGGCCTGAACATCATGGATTTCTGCAAGGCGTTCAACGCGCGCACGGCCAAAGAGGACGGGATGATCATCCCCGTGGTGATCACCGTCTTCCAGGATCGCTCCTACACCTTCATCACGAAGACGCCGCCCGCCTCGATCCTCATCAAGAAGGTCGCGGGGCTCGCGAAGGGCTCGGGCGCGCCGAACAAGGACAAGGTGGGGAAGATCACCGAGAAGCAGCTCGAGGAGATCGCGAAGCAGAAGATGCCCGACCTCAACTGCTACGACCTCGAGGCGGCCAAGCAGATCGTGCGCGGCACCGCGCGCAGCATGGGCGTCGATATCGTCCCCGCTTAG
- the nusG gene encoding transcription termination/antitermination protein NusG — protein sequence MTKKWYIIHTYSGFEQKVKESLRQRSEALGMQETIGDILIPTEEVVEMRDGKKVVSSKKFFPGYILVNMEMSDHAWHVVKNTPKVTGFVGSGNSPSPLSQEEVDRIINQVVVSQEKPKPKFVFKEGEHVRIVDGPFSNFTGSVEDVNADKNTLKVMVTIFGRSTPVELDFLQVEKT from the coding sequence ATGACGAAGAAGTGGTACATCATTCACACCTACTCGGGATTCGAGCAGAAGGTGAAGGAGAGCCTGCGCCAGCGCTCGGAGGCGCTCGGCATGCAGGAGACCATCGGCGACATCCTCATCCCCACCGAAGAGGTCGTCGAGATGCGCGACGGGAAGAAGGTCGTCAGCTCCAAGAAGTTTTTCCCGGGGTACATCCTCGTCAACATGGAGATGTCGGACCACGCGTGGCACGTGGTGAAGAACACCCCGAAGGTCACCGGCTTCGTCGGCTCCGGGAACTCCCCCAGCCCGCTCAGCCAGGAAGAGGTCGACCGGATCATCAACCAGGTCGTCGTCTCCCAGGAGAAGCCCAAGCCGAAGTTCGTTTTCAAGGAAGGCGAGCACGTCCGCATCGTCGACGGCCCCTTCAGCAACTTCACCGGCTCCGTCGAGGACGTGAACGCGGACAAGAACACGCTGAAGGTCATGGTGACGATCTTCGGCCGCTCGACGCCCGTCGAACTGGACTTCCTGCAAGTCGAGAAGACCTGA
- the frr gene encoding ribosome recycling factor, with the protein MLKDLLASTEKKMKDRLEFARHALATIRTGRASLAILDGVTVDYYGTQTPLNQVASLSIPDPTLIVAQPWDATMVPAIEKAIRAGNLGLNPNNDGKVVKIPIPPLTEERRKEFVKKVDHMGEEERTHIRQIRRDANEAAKKLLKDKSISEDDEKRGLDQVQKLTDKHIQIIDEMVKHKEKDLLEV; encoded by the coding sequence ATGCTGAAGGATCTCCTCGCGTCAACCGAGAAGAAGATGAAGGACCGCCTCGAGTTCGCCCGGCACGCGCTGGCCACGATCCGGACGGGCCGGGCGTCGCTCGCGATCCTCGACGGGGTCACGGTGGATTACTACGGGACGCAGACGCCGCTCAACCAGGTGGCGAGCCTCTCGATCCCCGACCCGACGCTCATCGTCGCGCAGCCCTGGGACGCCACGATGGTGCCGGCGATCGAGAAGGCCATCCGGGCGGGAAATCTCGGCCTCAACCCGAACAACGACGGCAAGGTCGTGAAGATCCCGATCCCCCCGCTGACCGAGGAGCGCCGCAAGGAGTTCGTGAAGAAAGTCGATCACATGGGGGAGGAGGAGCGCACCCACATCCGTCAGATCCGGCGCGACGCGAACGAGGCCGCGAAGAAGCTCCTCAAGGACAAGTCGATCTCCGAGGATGACGAAAAGCGCGGGCTCGACCAGGTGCAGAAGCTCACCGACAAGCACATCCAGATCATCGACGAGATGGTCAAGCACAAGGAGAAGGACCTCCTCGAAGTCTGA
- the ispD gene encoding 2-C-methyl-D-erythritol 4-phosphate cytidylyltransferase, translating into MPRRASRTAPRRPVVAIVAAAGSGTRVGGSVPKQFLKAGGRTLLDHAISRLARHPDVDAVVAVVPASRVRSASRLMARHRRLVAVVAGGRRRQDSVERGLAAIPAGRGVLVLVHDAARPLVSPKVVSAIVRAALRDGAAIPGLAPADTVKEVSVAGRVERTLDRSSLRLIQTPQGFRAEWLRRAYAVARRRRLDASDDASLVEAAGMPVTVVDGDPQTFKVTTRADVVRLRAFMRGPK; encoded by the coding sequence ATGCCCCGGCGCGCGTCGAGAACGGCCCCGCGGCGCCCCGTCGTCGCCATCGTCGCCGCCGCCGGCAGCGGCACGCGCGTCGGCGGATCCGTCCCCAAGCAGTTCCTGAAGGCGGGAGGCCGCACGCTCCTCGATCACGCCATCTCGCGCCTGGCGCGGCACCCCGACGTCGACGCCGTCGTCGCGGTCGTCCCCGCGTCGCGCGTGCGCTCCGCCTCCCGCCTGATGGCACGGCACAGGAGGCTCGTCGCCGTCGTCGCCGGCGGCCGGAGGAGGCAGGACAGCGTGGAGCGGGGCCTCGCCGCCATCCCCGCGGGCCGGGGGGTCCTCGTGCTCGTCCACGACGCCGCCCGCCCGCTCGTCTCCCCGAAGGTCGTGTCGGCCATCGTCCGCGCGGCGCTCCGCGACGGAGCCGCGATCCCCGGCCTCGCGCCGGCCGACACGGTGAAGGAGGTCTCGGTCGCCGGGCGCGTCGAGCGCACGCTCGATCGATCTTCGCTGCGGCTGATCCAGACGCCCCAGGGGTTCCGCGCCGAGTGGCTGAGGCGCGCGTACGCCGTCGCGCGCCGCCGGCGGCTCGACGCGAGCGACGACGCGTCGCTCGTCGAGGCGGCGGGGATGCCGGTCACGGTCGTCGACGGTGATCCGCAGACGTTCAAGGTGACGACCCGAGCCGATGTCGTGAGGCTTCGCGCCTTCATGCGCGGACCGAAGTGA
- the rpsB gene encoding 30S ribosomal protein S2, whose amino-acid sequence MTAVTIKDLLEAGAHFGHQTKRWNPKMKPFIFGKRNGIYIIDLQQTLSRFQRAVEFTTDLASRGGNVLFIGTKRQAQETIIEEATRVEMPYVTSRWLGGTLTNFGTIKKRIERLRSLETLGADSHKKEGLTKKELIGLEKERAKLTKVLFGLKNMSSLPAAIFVVDPNKEHIAVTEARKLNIPVIAVVDTNCDPDLVDFCIPGNDDAIRAIRLFASKIADAINEGSSFYARRNQSGDRGEGQESHAGSDGPGEDGKRGMRARGRGPAAGAPAVAAEIVEPVVEASPAAPPPVVAPGGAVA is encoded by the coding sequence TTGACGGCGGTGACGATCAAGGATCTGCTGGAGGCCGGCGCGCATTTCGGCCACCAGACGAAGCGTTGGAACCCGAAGATGAAGCCCTTCATCTTCGGCAAGCGCAACGGCATCTACATCATCGATCTGCAGCAGACGCTCAGCCGGTTCCAGCGCGCGGTCGAGTTCACGACCGATCTCGCGTCGCGGGGCGGCAACGTGCTCTTCATCGGCACGAAGCGGCAGGCGCAGGAAACGATCATCGAGGAAGCCACGCGGGTCGAGATGCCGTACGTCACGAGCCGGTGGCTCGGCGGCACGCTCACCAACTTCGGCACGATCAAGAAGCGCATCGAGCGGCTGCGGAGCCTCGAGACCCTGGGGGCCGACTCCCACAAGAAGGAAGGCCTCACCAAGAAAGAGTTGATCGGCCTCGAGAAAGAGCGGGCGAAGCTCACCAAGGTCCTCTTCGGCCTCAAGAACATGAGCTCGCTGCCGGCCGCGATCTTCGTCGTGGACCCGAACAAGGAGCACATCGCGGTCACCGAGGCGCGGAAGCTCAACATCCCCGTCATCGCCGTCGTCGACACGAACTGCGACCCCGACCTCGTCGACTTCTGCATCCCGGGGAACGACGACGCCATCCGGGCGATCCGTCTGTTCGCCTCGAAGATCGCCGACGCCATCAACGAAGGGTCTTCGTTCTACGCCCGCCGCAACCAGTCGGGCGATCGCGGCGAGGGGCAGGAATCCCACGCGGGATCGGACGGACCGGGCGAGGACGGCAAGCGCGGCATGCGGGCCCGCGGACGCGGTCCAGCCGCCGGCGCCCCCGCCGTCGCCGCCGAGATCGTCGAGCCCGTGGTCGAGGCGTCGCCGGCCGCCCCGCCGCCGGTCGTCGCCCCCGGCGGCGCGGTCGCCTGA
- the secE gene encoding preprotein translocase subunit SecE, which translates to MNRLKDAFKQAIDFLKEVQAELKRTTWPAPKEVQGTTTVVIITVFIFALFLWIVDVGLSRGLDAVLGLFKH; encoded by the coding sequence GTGAACCGGCTCAAAGACGCATTCAAGCAGGCGATCGATTTCCTGAAAGAGGTCCAGGCGGAGCTCAAGCGCACCACCTGGCCGGCCCCCAAGGAGGTGCAGGGGACGACGACCGTGGTCATCATCACGGTCTTCATCTTCGCCCTCTTTCTCTGGATCGTCGACGTCGGACTCTCGCGGGGCCTCGACGCGGTCCTCGGGCTCTTCAAGCACTAG
- the rlmB gene encoding 23S rRNA (guanosine(2251)-2'-O)-methyltransferase RlmB has protein sequence MTHARDDSIVVGIHAVLGAMAGGARTLNRILVEKGKGGPRFREIFDAAKRAGIPIEEVDRDRLDRLAGGSRHQGVAATAAAAAYTPLEEVVGACAPEGRLILLDGVEDPRNLGAVIRTAAAVGARGVIVPEHRAAGLSPGAARAAAGTLPKVPVARCRNAADLANELKEQGFWVAGLDARGDAAWDEVEYPGRMALVIGGEAKGLRPRVRQFCDTVIAIPLAPGVESLNLSVAAAVVLYEALRQDRAGKGS, from the coding sequence GTGACGCACGCACGGGACGACTCGATCGTCGTCGGCATCCACGCCGTCCTCGGGGCGATGGCGGGAGGGGCGCGCACGCTGAACCGGATCCTCGTCGAGAAAGGAAAAGGGGGGCCGCGCTTCCGCGAGATCTTCGACGCGGCGAAGCGCGCGGGAATCCCCATCGAGGAGGTCGACCGGGACCGCCTCGATCGCCTCGCCGGCGGGTCGCGGCACCAGGGGGTCGCGGCCACCGCCGCGGCGGCGGCGTACACGCCGCTCGAGGAGGTGGTCGGCGCCTGCGCTCCGGAGGGAAGGCTGATTCTCCTCGACGGCGTCGAGGACCCGCGAAACCTGGGCGCGGTCATCCGGACGGCGGCGGCGGTGGGGGCTCGCGGGGTCATCGTCCCCGAGCACCGAGCTGCGGGGCTTTCCCCCGGGGCGGCCCGGGCGGCGGCCGGTACCCTGCCGAAGGTTCCCGTCGCGCGGTGCCGGAACGCCGCCGACCTCGCCAACGAGTTGAAGGAGCAGGGCTTCTGGGTCGCCGGGCTCGACGCCCGGGGAGACGCCGCCTGGGACGAGGTCGAGTACCCGGGGAGGATGGCGCTTGTGATCGGAGGGGAGGCCAAGGGGCTCCGGCCGCGGGTGCGGCAATTCTGCGACACGGTGATCGCCATCCCGCTGGCGCCGGGGGTCGAATCGTTGAATCTGTCCGTTGCGGCCGCGGTGGTTCTCTATGAAGCGCTCCGGCAGGACCGCGCAGGAAAGGGAAGTTGA
- the rpmG gene encoding 50S ribosomal protein L33 — MREIIQLQCTTCKRRNYSTTKNMRKHTERLETKKFCRSCRGHIVHKEVK; from the coding sequence ATGCGAGAGATCATTCAGCTTCAGTGCACGACGTGCAAGCGCCGGAACTACTCGACGACCAAGAACATGCGCAAGCACACCGAGCGGCTCGAGACGAAGAAGTTCTGCCGCTCCTGCCGGGGCCACATCGTTCATAAAGAGGTCAAGTGA
- a CDS encoding UMP kinase, with product MSDATPAYKRVLLKLSGEALMGAQGFGIDAGVVHRIADELREIHALGVQMALVIGGGNIFRGLDAVKSGTDRVAGDHMGMLATVINSIALQDALEKRDVSTRVMSALEMRAVAEPYIRRRAMRHLEKGRCIIIAAGTGNPYFTTDSAAALRAMEVKADILLKATRVDGVYSADPEKDPKAVRYDRLTYLQVLERGLKVMDTTAISLCMDNDMKIVVFNMNRPGNIRRVILGEPVGSTVGG from the coding sequence ATGAGCGACGCCACTCCGGCGTACAAGCGAGTTCTCCTCAAGCTGAGCGGCGAGGCCCTCATGGGCGCGCAGGGCTTCGGGATCGACGCAGGCGTCGTCCACCGCATCGCGGACGAGCTCCGCGAGATCCACGCCCTGGGCGTCCAGATGGCGCTCGTGATCGGCGGCGGGAACATCTTCCGCGGGCTCGACGCGGTGAAGTCCGGCACCGATCGCGTCGCCGGCGACCACATGGGCATGCTGGCCACGGTCATCAACTCGATCGCGCTCCAGGATGCTCTCGAGAAGCGCGACGTCTCGACGCGCGTCATGTCGGCCCTCGAGATGCGCGCCGTCGCCGAGCCGTACATCCGCCGCCGGGCCATGCGGCACCTCGAGAAGGGGCGCTGCATCATCATCGCCGCGGGCACGGGCAATCCGTACTTCACGACCGACTCGGCCGCCGCGCTCCGAGCGATGGAGGTGAAGGCCGACATCCTCCTCAAGGCCACGCGCGTCGACGGCGTCTACTCCGCCGACCCCGAGAAGGATCCGAAGGCCGTCCGCTACGATCGCCTGACGTACCTGCAGGTCCTCGAGCGGGGACTGAAGGTGATGGACACCACCGCGATCTCCCTCTGCATGGACAACGACATGAAGATCGTCGTCTTCAACATGAACCGGCCGGGCAACATCCGAAGGGTCATCCTCGGCGAGCCGGTCGGCTCCACGGTCGGAGGCTAG
- the tsf gene encoding translation elongation factor Ts — MQITASMVKELRERTGTGMMECKDALNESKGNIDEAIAILRKKGLAAVAKRAHRATSEGLVGSYIHPGGRIGVLVEVNCETDFVARTDEFQQLVKDLGMQVAASAPRFLSREEVTPEILDREREIYRDQAARSGKPEKVLEKIVEGKMEKFYSEACLLEQPFVKEPTMTVQDLVTAQVSKTGENIRIRRFCRFVLGEGAEV, encoded by the coding sequence ATGCAGATCACCGCTTCAATGGTCAAGGAACTCCGCGAGCGCACCGGCACCGGCATGATGGAGTGCAAGGACGCGCTGAACGAATCCAAGGGCAACATCGACGAGGCGATCGCGATCCTTCGCAAGAAGGGGCTCGCGGCGGTCGCCAAGCGCGCGCACCGCGCCACGAGCGAGGGGCTGGTCGGGTCGTACATCCACCCGGGCGGACGGATCGGCGTGCTCGTCGAGGTGAACTGCGAGACCGACTTCGTCGCGCGGACCGACGAGTTCCAGCAGCTGGTGAAGGATCTCGGCATGCAGGTCGCGGCGTCGGCGCCCCGCTTCCTCAGCCGCGAGGAGGTGACCCCCGAAATCCTCGATCGCGAGCGTGAGATCTACCGCGACCAGGCGGCGCGCAGCGGCAAGCCCGAGAAGGTGCTCGAGAAGATCGTCGAGGGAAAGATGGAGAAGTTCTACTCGGAGGCATGCCTTCTCGAGCAGCCGTTCGTGAAGGAGCCCACGATGACGGTGCAGGATCTCGTCACCGCGCAGGTCTCGAAGACCGGGGAGAACATCAGGATACGCCGCTTCTGCCGCTTCGTCCTCGGCGAGGGGGCCGAGGTCTGA